The following proteins come from a genomic window of Pseudomonas putida:
- a CDS encoding DUF726 domain-containing protein, producing MPQPFRFQSARPAGSSATEANIFIHGYSAGHSDEDKQLLLDRIPEQLKHYTNIFAFWPSNHIFRFDKSSLWKIGSAGLGAGATFIGAPTGSLGLVGTLARDRMGNFTQARARAESMGTVLLDQLQDYLNSHHPQIKTINLIGHSLGGRLVISSLKSFSSRQQLIINDVLLMAAAVEVTAIEARKMRGALQGRLINAYSKADKTLLLNLGESCLGRNEAEHFESIEMNDFGHTDYWERLPEVLTKSRFKACLPPSPEPTQSSAAEKKPTRAPKQPAKANTMKLELNSPRDVYQQINDELALIIAELRHPSEDEALNQAREEALQRLNEHRTALYERLAELEKNAEWNTFTIAFYGETGAGKSTLIETLRILLQEPGKRANQQAFRKLREQYGMTEEKLQQLQQDIKQTEAQIDELTQQLSATMRQFEQPFSEAQSALDQADARSSELHQQLGTEFEQHEQAHKDALAAVTRLHTLLATRKSTASLWQKLLSLFRKMPEEIELNEVTASLAETTQARDNAAAILNAEQQKTRQERLALERQLDSITTARNDASAALTAQQAQAAQQQQTLVQQRLESESQLADLVGQLQLHADGEIIGDGRADYTRETQRYEFELDGQPFALLDVPGIEGKEGLVLEQIERAVQTAHAVFYVTNQPAPPQTGDGQHQGTLEKIKQHLGAQTEVWTIFNKKITNPGHSLGNRPLVSDDESISLAGLDEKMGEQLGKHYQEVFSLSALPAFLASTDHLAPGSQNAKRRIKALEDFGADELLEKSRLRAFLQLLGDRLILNGKAKIVRANFNKANDALNQTTTTLSGVQQTLSALSRKLSQEEQSAKSQLSSSYQALKKRLEACGETLIDDFASNVRNSVYKRIEADISNDAFKSTLTEELETQQKLLGKQLPEAVNAEVGKFQKAAEDILKRFEKHAQELTASYAKLGSMRFNEHFNLNIKIDSGINVIGLLASLAGIAAAPFTGGASLWFVGASVIAALVSVGKAIFSALSSDYKKSQQRQALDKNLRSATEQLRETLHASLDAALNDMQETIEQLDHALEAPAKQAANQVNTLSRSTNRLKILSRQIEIAGNL from the coding sequence ATGCCTCAACCATTCCGTTTCCAGAGTGCACGGCCCGCCGGCTCCAGCGCCACAGAAGCTAACATCTTTATCCACGGCTACAGCGCCGGGCATAGCGATGAGGACAAGCAGCTTCTGCTCGACAGGATCCCCGAGCAGCTAAAGCACTACACCAACATTTTCGCGTTCTGGCCTTCGAATCATATCTTCCGGTTCGACAAATCTTCGCTCTGGAAAATTGGTTCAGCTGGTCTAGGGGCCGGAGCCACGTTCATCGGCGCGCCCACGGGTTCTCTAGGGCTTGTGGGCACTCTCGCCCGAGACCGGATGGGTAACTTCACTCAGGCTCGCGCACGCGCGGAAAGCATGGGTACGGTATTACTCGACCAACTTCAGGACTACCTGAACAGCCACCATCCACAGATCAAGACCATCAACCTGATCGGCCACTCGCTCGGCGGCCGACTGGTCATCAGCAGTCTGAAAAGCTTTTCGAGCAGGCAACAGTTGATCATCAACGATGTACTGCTGATGGCGGCAGCCGTCGAGGTCACCGCTATCGAGGCACGCAAAATGCGCGGCGCACTTCAGGGCCGATTGATCAATGCCTATTCGAAGGCAGACAAGACCCTGCTGCTGAACTTGGGTGAATCTTGCCTAGGGCGTAACGAAGCCGAGCACTTCGAGAGCATCGAGATGAATGACTTCGGCCACACCGATTACTGGGAGCGGCTGCCCGAAGTACTGACCAAATCACGCTTCAAAGCGTGCTTACCGCCCTCCCCAGAGCCCACTCAATCATCCGCTGCAGAAAAAAAGCCAACCCGCGCGCCCAAACAACCCGCCAAAGCAAACACGATGAAACTCGAACTGAACAGCCCACGTGACGTTTACCAGCAAATCAATGATGAACTGGCACTGATCATTGCTGAACTGCGACACCCTTCGGAAGACGAGGCCTTGAACCAGGCCCGAGAAGAGGCGCTCCAGCGCCTCAACGAACATCGCACAGCCCTTTACGAGCGGCTCGCCGAACTTGAGAAGAACGCCGAGTGGAACACATTCACCATTGCATTCTATGGAGAGACCGGCGCGGGCAAATCGACCCTGATCGAAACCTTGCGCATTCTGCTACAAGAGCCCGGCAAGCGGGCCAACCAGCAAGCATTCCGCAAGTTGCGCGAGCAGTATGGGATGACCGAAGAAAAACTGCAGCAGTTGCAACAGGACATCAAGCAAACCGAAGCGCAAATTGACGAGCTGACGCAGCAACTGAGTGCCACAATGCGGCAGTTCGAACAACCCTTCAGTGAAGCCCAGAGCGCACTCGACCAAGCTGATGCCCGATCCAGCGAATTGCATCAACAACTTGGGACGGAGTTCGAACAACACGAGCAGGCGCATAAGGATGCCCTCGCGGCCGTTACCAGGCTGCATACGCTTCTCGCCACACGCAAAAGCACCGCCTCTCTCTGGCAGAAGCTCTTGAGCCTGTTCAGGAAGATGCCCGAAGAAATCGAGCTGAATGAGGTCACCGCCTCACTGGCCGAGACCACGCAGGCACGCGACAACGCCGCAGCTATCCTAAACGCCGAACAACAGAAGACCCGCCAAGAACGCCTTGCGCTAGAGCGGCAACTGGACTCGATAACGACGGCGCGCAACGACGCCAGTGCGGCACTTACCGCCCAACAGGCACAGGCAGCCCAACAGCAACAGACGCTCGTTCAGCAGCGCCTGGAAAGTGAGAGCCAGCTGGCAGACCTGGTTGGACAGCTCCAGCTGCATGCCGATGGTGAAATCATCGGTGACGGCCGTGCCGACTATACCCGAGAGACACAGCGCTACGAGTTCGAGCTAGACGGCCAGCCATTCGCACTGCTGGATGTACCAGGTATCGAAGGCAAGGAAGGCCTGGTACTCGAGCAGATAGAACGCGCAGTGCAGACGGCTCATGCAGTGTTCTATGTCACTAACCAGCCAGCACCGCCCCAAACGGGCGATGGGCAACACCAAGGTACACTGGAGAAGATCAAGCAGCACCTGGGGGCGCAAACCGAAGTCTGGACCATTTTCAACAAGAAGATCACCAACCCCGGGCATTCTTTGGGCAACAGACCGCTGGTTTCCGATGACGAAAGCATCAGCCTTGCTGGGCTGGACGAGAAGATGGGCGAGCAGCTTGGCAAACACTATCAGGAGGTGTTTTCACTGAGCGCGCTGCCGGCATTCCTCGCCTCCACCGACCATCTTGCGCCAGGCTCGCAGAATGCCAAACGTCGCATCAAAGCGCTTGAGGACTTCGGTGCCGACGAGTTGCTGGAAAAGTCCCGTCTGCGTGCCTTCCTGCAACTGCTTGGTGACCGGTTGATCCTTAACGGCAAAGCCAAGATCGTCCGGGCCAACTTCAACAAGGCCAATGATGCGCTCAACCAGACCACCACGACACTTTCAGGCGTGCAACAAACCCTGAGCGCCCTGTCGAGAAAGCTCTCTCAGGAAGAGCAAAGTGCCAAAAGCCAGCTGAGCAGTAGCTACCAGGCGCTGAAAAAGCGGCTGGAAGCATGCGGCGAGACCTTGATCGATGACTTCGCCAGCAACGTGCGCAACAGCGTCTACAAACGGATCGAAGCAGATATCAGTAACGACGCGTTCAAAAGCACCCTGACCGAGGAGCTTGAAACCCAGCAAAAACTGCTGGGCAAGCAGCTACCGGAAGCTGTGAACGCAGAGGTCGGCAAATTCCAGAAGGCGGCCGAAGATATTCTCAAACGCTTCGAAAAACATGCCCAAGAACTGACTGCGAGCTATGCAAAGCTGGGCAGCATGCGCTTCAACGAGCATTTCAACCTCAACATAAAAATCGATAGCGGCATCAATGTCATCGGGCTGCTGGCCAGCCTTGCGGGGATAGCTGCGGCACCATTTACAGGCGGGGCCAGTCTCTGGTTCGTGGGCGCCTCGGTAATTGCCGCACTAGTCTCGGTCGGTAAAGCCATTTTTAGCGCGCTCAGCTCAGACTACAAAAAGTCTCAACAACGTCAGGCCCTTGATAAGAATCTGCGCAGCGCTACCGAGCAACTGCGCGAAACACTACACGCAAGCCTGGATGCTGCCCTGAACGATATGCAGGAAACTATCGAGCAACTTGACCATGCACTGGAAGCACCTGCCAAACAGGCTGCAAACCAGGTGAACACGCTGTCTCGCTCGACCAACCGCCTGAAAATTCTCTCCCGCCAAATCGAAATCGCAGGAAACTTATAA
- a CDS encoding labile enterotoxin output A has product MENTLKTFKAQQASALTLLDRLQDFLGQGAQAGIPIDPALIGKLQNVINSVSGEKLKVALIGGFSEGKTSIAAAWMEKLDKSSMKISHQESSNEVKVYEVGEDFVLIDTPGLFGFKEQENAETHSLEKYKDITKKYVSESHLVLYVMNSTNPIKESHKDDLIWLFRTLGLLPRTVFVLSRFDEVADVEDEQDYQSNLQVKRDNVVGRLREQIGLTDKEATELSIVAVAANPFDLGVEHWLANLEQFKELSHIETLQTATTGKIQQNGGSVALANEMRASVIRDVLNNQLPVAIENDERVAQEVGRLDELNTRLVKQLAVTGQQIEDARINLRNFAARYFSDLILQAKGSSLETFGDFFEREIGAEGIIVSTRLQNEFSRQTQSITLEVEKMQVGFDSEVNHFNTTVKALGKQGINHVLKGNLINNTTVLAARDGLTTIAKTVGMDIGKYLKFKPWGAVKFAKGANGALAFIGVALEAWDSWEQYKREEAFKKTVVEIVSNFEKQRQDFLDLVNSERFKEQFFPDYLLLNTRRQELQANVDESHLRQQRFQAWRVEAEAIDAEFKRLN; this is encoded by the coding sequence ATGGAAAACACCCTCAAGACGTTCAAGGCCCAACAGGCGAGCGCACTGACATTGCTCGACAGGCTGCAAGACTTTCTCGGGCAAGGCGCGCAGGCCGGAATACCGATTGATCCTGCGTTGATCGGCAAGCTGCAGAATGTAATCAACAGTGTGTCCGGTGAAAAACTCAAGGTCGCTCTGATTGGCGGCTTTTCTGAGGGCAAGACCTCTATCGCGGCGGCCTGGATGGAAAAGCTGGATAAGTCCAGCATGAAAATTAGCCATCAGGAGTCATCCAATGAAGTGAAAGTCTACGAGGTCGGCGAAGACTTCGTGCTGATCGACACCCCCGGGCTGTTCGGCTTCAAGGAGCAGGAAAATGCCGAAACGCACAGCCTCGAAAAGTACAAGGACATTACCAAGAAGTACGTGAGCGAATCGCACCTGGTGCTTTACGTGATGAACTCGACCAACCCTATCAAGGAAAGCCACAAGGATGACCTGATCTGGTTGTTCCGCACTCTGGGCCTACTGCCCCGCACAGTGTTCGTCCTCAGCCGCTTCGATGAAGTGGCCGATGTAGAGGACGAGCAGGACTACCAGTCCAACCTGCAGGTCAAACGCGACAACGTGGTAGGTCGACTTCGTGAACAGATCGGACTGACCGACAAGGAGGCGACCGAGCTATCCATTGTCGCCGTCGCCGCCAACCCTTTCGACTTGGGTGTCGAGCACTGGCTGGCCAACCTCGAGCAGTTCAAAGAGCTGTCGCATATTGAAACCTTGCAGACGGCTACCACAGGCAAAATCCAACAGAACGGAGGCAGCGTCGCGCTGGCCAACGAAATGCGCGCCAGCGTGATCCGTGACGTGCTCAACAACCAACTGCCTGTTGCCATCGAGAACGATGAGAGGGTTGCACAGGAGGTTGGCCGGCTTGACGAGCTCAACACGCGTCTGGTCAAACAGCTGGCAGTGACCGGGCAGCAAATCGAAGATGCACGCATCAACCTACGCAACTTTGCCGCACGCTACTTCTCTGACCTGATCCTTCAAGCCAAGGGTTCCAGCCTGGAAACCTTCGGTGACTTTTTCGAGCGAGAAATTGGCGCAGAAGGCATTATCGTGTCCACTCGCCTGCAGAACGAGTTCAGCCGTCAGACCCAGTCGATCACGCTTGAGGTCGAGAAGATGCAGGTTGGCTTCGACAGTGAGGTCAACCACTTCAATACCACCGTCAAGGCACTGGGCAAGCAAGGCATCAACCATGTGCTCAAAGGCAACCTAATCAACAACACCACGGTACTGGCCGCGCGCGATGGCCTGACGACGATTGCCAAGACGGTGGGCATGGATATTGGTAAGTACCTGAAGTTCAAGCCATGGGGTGCCGTGAAGTTTGCCAAAGGAGCAAACGGAGCACTGGCCTTCATCGGGGTGGCGCTTGAGGCCTGGGATAGCTGGGAGCAATACAAACGCGAAGAAGCGTTCAAGAAGACTGTTGTTGAAATAGTCAGCAATTTCGAGAAGCAGCGCCAGGACTTCCTTGACTTGGTCAATTCCGAACGCTTCAAAGAACAGTTCTTCCCCGACTACCTGCTGCTCAACACACGTCGACAAGAATTGCAGGCCAATGTGGATGAAAGCCATTTACGTCAGCAGCGCTTCCAAGCATGGCGCGTTGAGGCCGAAGCCATCGACGCAGAATTCAAAAGATTGAACTGA
- a CDS encoding restriction endonuclease: protein MSIPDFQSVMRPVLEAVRDGVAIPLSVLRESIAEVFQLTEEERKERLPSGQQTVINNRVGWARTYLNKAGLLTIPSKGLVQITARGREALANGPERITVAWLKQFPEFADFHTAKPQTVDVLGVLDVEAAETTPDEQLAEAHQALVQSLADELLAQVKAATPGFFEQLVVDLMLAMGYGGSRKEAGKATQSTNDDGIDGIIKEDKLGLDVIYLQAKRWTNTVHRPEIDKFIGALTRQRARKGVFITTSEFSAGAREAALGLDIKVVLIDGVELARLMVECNLGVSVKQVYEVKQLDSDYFAEE from the coding sequence ATGTCGATTCCGGATTTTCAAAGCGTCATGCGTCCGGTGCTGGAGGCGGTTCGAGACGGTGTAGCAATTCCGCTCAGCGTGTTGCGCGAAAGCATCGCTGAGGTATTCCAGTTAACCGAGGAAGAGCGCAAAGAGCGGCTGCCGTCGGGGCAACAAACGGTGATCAACAACCGAGTGGGCTGGGCCAGGACCTACCTGAACAAGGCCGGTCTGCTGACTATTCCGAGCAAGGGCTTGGTGCAGATCACTGCCCGTGGTCGGGAAGCACTGGCCAACGGTCCGGAGCGCATTACCGTTGCCTGGCTGAAGCAGTTTCCGGAGTTTGCCGACTTCCATACCGCTAAACCGCAGACCGTTGATGTGCTTGGAGTGCTTGATGTCGAGGCTGCCGAGACCACACCGGATGAGCAATTGGCCGAGGCTCATCAGGCACTGGTGCAATCACTGGCCGATGAGCTGTTGGCGCAGGTCAAGGCGGCCACGCCAGGGTTTTTCGAGCAACTGGTGGTAGATCTGATGTTGGCCATGGGCTATGGCGGCTCGCGCAAGGAGGCAGGCAAGGCAACCCAGTCCACCAACGATGACGGAATCGACGGCATCATCAAGGAGGACAAGCTCGGCCTGGATGTGATCTACCTGCAAGCCAAGCGCTGGACCAATACGGTGCATCGTCCCGAAATCGACAAGTTCATCGGCGCGCTGACTCGGCAGCGGGCACGCAAGGGCGTATTCATCACTACGTCGGAGTTTTCCGCAGGCGCTCGCGAGGCGGCACTAGGCCTGGATATCAAAGTGGTACTGATCGACGGTGTCGAGCTCGCGCGGTTGATGGTCGAGTGCAACCTAGGCGTGAGCGTTAAGCAGGTGTACGAGGTGAAGCAGCTCGACAGCGATTACTTTGCTGAAGAGTGA
- a CDS encoding radical SAM protein, giving the protein MNRLSLAQIISVAQWWKENAGLMQVEVAALEPLLWREGNVRIGHVVAELKAMGFRVSMTSNGSLLARQAQELKEAGLDLLRLSWHSMSPDIYRRVTGGGNLEKLIEGIRAAIDCSLPMSLNRVLMRGHTTDLPDQLAFIDQHQLRLKLLDLYWTEESAAEYDRYYITPEEALEKSVALGYLKLIQDDGLQRGRSRVRYLTPRQGLVEYKLKSTARKSNDVCDLCTKKSNCLEGYGDYFRVFPEGKSSLCYLRQDLAYSTYENDTFVIAEQQPWAQELRSSISSTPLRLVLEGRCNFNCGFPDTVSSWCLKQGKGYQFPDRSGVILREYQ; this is encoded by the coding sequence ATGAACCGGCTTAGCCTTGCACAGATTATCAGCGTCGCGCAGTGGTGGAAGGAAAACGCCGGACTGATGCAAGTGGAGGTGGCGGCGCTTGAGCCACTGCTCTGGCGTGAAGGTAACGTGCGTATTGGCCATGTAGTAGCAGAGCTTAAAGCGATGGGATTTCGTGTGTCGATGACCAGCAACGGCAGCTTGCTTGCACGGCAGGCGCAAGAGCTCAAAGAGGCGGGTCTGGACCTTTTGCGGTTGAGCTGGCACTCCATGTCGCCAGATATCTATCGCAGGGTAACGGGAGGCGGAAACCTTGAGAAGCTGATCGAGGGCATCCGGGCCGCGATTGATTGTTCCTTACCTATGTCACTGAACAGGGTGTTGATGAGGGGGCATACCACGGACCTCCCCGATCAGCTGGCATTTATTGACCAACACCAGTTGAGACTGAAATTACTGGACCTGTACTGGACAGAAGAGTCAGCGGCTGAGTACGACCGGTACTACATTACTCCGGAGGAAGCGCTTGAGAAGTCAGTAGCGTTAGGCTATTTGAAACTGATTCAGGATGATGGCCTGCAACGCGGCCGTTCCAGGGTCAGGTACCTGACACCCCGGCAAGGACTGGTCGAATACAAGCTGAAATCGACGGCCAGAAAAAGCAACGATGTGTGCGATTTGTGCACAAAAAAATCGAACTGCCTTGAGGGCTATGGGGACTACTTCAGGGTGTTCCCGGAAGGGAAGTCGTCGTTGTGCTATTTGCGCCAGGACCTGGCGTATAGCACTTATGAAAATGACACATTTGTCATCGCCGAGCAGCAACCTTGGGCCCAGGAGTTGCGAAGCAGTATTTCATCGACCCCGTTGCGCCTGGTGCTCGAAGGCCGCTGCAACTTCAACTGTGGATTTCCTGACACTGTTTCATCGTGGTGCCTGAAGCAAGGAAAGGGTTATCAGTTTCCCGATCGTAGTGGAGTGATTTTGCGTGAGTATCAATAA
- a CDS encoding AAA family ATPase: MKHLFVTIEGIDGAGKSTVVRMLANRLGAVCIKTPDERFSTERQRVERQGSTEEKYAFYLHSLEAQQVEINALLERGPVICDRYIHSTIAYQWPEAKPLPVDIPECFPSLARPDHSILLTVSREVSRERIARREHQTGVVSVTDHNLTLLDKARRRFHAMQDLVQVDTSNRTPEQVCDLILSGLVL, encoded by the coding sequence ATGAAGCACCTCTTCGTTACCATCGAGGGCATCGATGGAGCCGGCAAATCAACCGTTGTGCGCATGCTCGCAAATCGCCTTGGCGCCGTGTGCATCAAAACACCAGACGAGCGATTTTCAACTGAGCGCCAGCGTGTTGAGCGCCAGGGTAGCACTGAAGAAAAATACGCTTTCTATCTGCACTCGCTGGAAGCACAACAGGTTGAAATTAACGCATTGCTGGAGAGAGGGCCGGTTATCTGTGATCGGTATATTCACTCCACCATCGCTTACCAGTGGCCTGAGGCAAAGCCGCTACCTGTCGATATTCCTGAATGCTTTCCCTCGCTGGCCCGGCCCGATCACTCAATTTTGCTGACAGTTAGCCGCGAAGTTTCCCGTGAGCGCATTGCTCGGCGAGAGCATCAAACCGGCGTTGTTTCTGTTACTGACCATAACCTCACCTTGTTGGACAAAGCCCGTCGACGCTTTCATGCCATGCAGGACCTTGTCCAAGTCGATACCAGCAACAGAACGCCAGAACAGGTGTGCGACCTCATTTTGTCAGGACTTGTGCTATGA
- a CDS encoding DUF697 domain-containing protein, producing MASMETRFEEQFDHEMAQVKRPNLMIVGGTGVGKSSLINHIFGKTIAKVGTGKPITHGCDRYEDPNVPLVIFDTEGYEVTEGKASAGNFRDKIIPEIKQRKHQALNEQIHLIWYCLSVANHRITDFDLDNLRLITGELDIPVAVVLTQCDAEPIDDQGNGKTSQAFRKVLRENGVNCEVFETCANNPTHDPELKLELEHLITWSSRSLKDDALRQSFVAAQIASLPAKRSEAMTIIMTYSATTAASAGLNPVPMSDALLIVPQQIAMAASLAKLYGFDSMGEIAVSMLKGQILSLMGRQLAASLTKFIPMLGQIINAGVAGAITGGLGLALVEVYERAIDGYLKTGKSPDWTKLLSSELFMQAFNTGLTKWKANKA from the coding sequence ATGGCAAGTATGGAAACGCGATTTGAAGAGCAGTTTGACCATGAAATGGCTCAGGTTAAACGACCGAACCTGATGATTGTCGGCGGCACTGGGGTGGGTAAAAGCAGTCTGATCAATCATATTTTTGGTAAAACGATTGCCAAAGTAGGCACCGGAAAGCCGATCACCCATGGCTGTGATCGCTATGAGGATCCCAATGTACCGTTAGTCATCTTCGATACCGAAGGCTATGAAGTGACCGAAGGCAAAGCTTCGGCAGGCAACTTTCGGGATAAAATCATTCCTGAGATCAAACAGCGCAAACACCAAGCGCTGAATGAACAGATCCACCTCATCTGGTACTGCCTGTCGGTCGCCAACCATCGCATTACTGATTTTGACCTGGACAACCTACGGTTGATCACGGGTGAGCTGGATATTCCGGTGGCTGTGGTCCTTACCCAATGCGATGCTGAGCCAATCGATGATCAGGGTAACGGTAAGACCTCTCAGGCATTTCGCAAAGTCCTGCGCGAAAACGGTGTGAACTGCGAGGTGTTCGAGACCTGTGCCAACAATCCCACCCATGACCCAGAGCTGAAACTAGAACTTGAACATCTGATCACCTGGTCGAGCCGCTCGCTGAAGGATGATGCGCTGCGTCAGTCGTTTGTGGCTGCGCAGATTGCTTCGCTACCCGCCAAGCGTAGCGAAGCCATGACCATCATCATGACTTATAGCGCTACTACCGCTGCCAGTGCCGGCCTCAATCCGGTGCCGATGTCAGATGCGCTGCTCATTGTGCCGCAGCAGATCGCCATGGCCGCCTCCCTGGCCAAGCTCTATGGCTTCGACTCGATGGGCGAAATAGCCGTCAGTATGCTCAAGGGGCAGATCTTGAGTTTGATGGGGCGCCAGCTGGCAGCCAGCCTGACCAAGTTCATCCCGATGTTGGGGCAAATAATCAACGCTGGTGTGGCGGGGGCAATCACCGGCGGACTGGGGCTGGCCCTGGTCGAGGTGTATGAACGCGCCATCGATGGCTACCTGAAAACTGGCAAGTCGCCGGATTGGACCAAGTTACTTTCCAGTGAACTGTTCATGCAGGCTTTCAATACCGGACTGACCAAGTGGAAGGCCAACAAAGCCTGA
- a CDS encoding WYL domain-containing protein, with the protein MKRKQSIEQVRWDLALRYRLIETVAWWEGRLTTGHLIQSFGISRQQASKDINTYITEHAPKNLTYDKQLKGYVPSKHFKPLFIDDSASAYLHLLYQNNERAPHIDGLALAYAHTRVLEVPDRPIRPEVLRPLLKACREGLRLETEYVSFNTPNVEVRLIAPHTLVYTGMRWHVRAYCEKNGQYRDFVLSRLRGQPDLLDQSPNTREEDEDWNVEVPVIFEPDGRLNAAQKAIIETDFGMTQGQLVVPSRRALVKYVLQRYQIDHRNLAVLPEAQQLVVSNLKELKPWLLND; encoded by the coding sequence ATGAAACGCAAGCAATCCATCGAGCAGGTCCGCTGGGACCTGGCACTTCGCTATCGTTTGATCGAGACCGTTGCCTGGTGGGAAGGCCGGCTGACCACGGGCCACCTGATACAGAGCTTTGGTATCAGTCGCCAGCAGGCCTCCAAGGACATCAATACCTACATCACCGAGCATGCGCCCAAAAACTTGACATATGACAAGCAGCTCAAGGGCTACGTACCGAGCAAGCACTTCAAGCCGTTGTTCATCGACGACAGTGCCAGCGCTTATCTGCACCTGCTTTATCAGAACAATGAACGTGCACCACACATCGACGGGCTGGCATTGGCCTATGCGCACACCCGGGTATTGGAAGTCCCTGATCGCCCGATCCGGCCGGAAGTCCTGCGCCCCTTGCTCAAGGCCTGTCGCGAAGGCCTGCGGCTGGAAACCGAGTACGTGTCGTTTAACACTCCGAACGTAGAGGTGCGCCTGATTGCTCCGCACACGCTGGTCTACACCGGCATGCGCTGGCACGTGAGGGCGTATTGCGAGAAGAACGGCCAGTATCGGGATTTCGTGCTCAGCCGCCTGCGAGGCCAGCCGGATTTGCTCGACCAATCGCCGAACACACGCGAAGAGGATGAAGACTGGAATGTCGAGGTACCGGTCATATTCGAGCCTGATGGGCGATTGAACGCGGCGCAGAAGGCGATCATCGAGACCGACTTCGGCATGACGCAGGGGCAACTGGTAGTGCCTAGCCGAAGGGCACTGGTGAAGTATGTGCTGCAGCGTTACCAAATCGACCACCGTAACCTCGCGGTTCTCCCTGAGGCGCAGCAACTGGTAGTGAGCAATCTCAAGGAACTGAAGCCCTGGCTGTTGAATGACTAA
- a CDS encoding ankyrin repeat domain-containing protein — protein sequence MSYPPALLAVLDETLKISRFSVDDLPALEIGGWHVAVLLDDLAHLRSLAAAAMNDRDGAESTPLDIAYQLGRTAWIERLEALGAEGDKELLDWKGLGSFLSPDNFARLPGRQGIIKTLVRRYQQGRSLNDRDAAGNTPLHWLAANGHSKAANYFAKHFSKYCLDLNAKNNEGHTARNVAILAGHHDIAARLLIGEIDNYLQAARTWQQMLATMSGHWRN from the coding sequence ATGAGCTATCCACCTGCCTTGCTTGCCGTGCTAGATGAGACATTGAAAATCTCGCGTTTCAGCGTCGACGATCTGCCCGCGCTTGAAATTGGAGGCTGGCATGTCGCCGTGTTGCTCGATGATCTGGCGCACCTGCGGTCCCTTGCGGCTGCGGCGATGAATGACCGCGACGGCGCCGAGAGCACGCCACTGGACATCGCCTACCAGCTTGGCCGAACTGCCTGGATTGAGCGGTTGGAGGCGCTGGGTGCAGAAGGGGACAAGGAGCTGCTGGACTGGAAAGGCCTTGGCAGCTTCCTGAGCCCGGACAACTTTGCCCGTTTGCCGGGCAGGCAAGGCATCATAAAAACGCTTGTTAGGCGTTATCAGCAAGGCCGTAGTCTGAACGACCGTGACGCGGCGGGTAATACGCCACTGCATTGGCTAGCCGCGAACGGGCATAGCAAGGCGGCGAACTATTTTGCCAAGCACTTCAGCAAGTACTGCCTCGATCTGAATGCGAAGAACAACGAAGGGCATACGGCCCGAAACGTGGCCATTCTGGCGGGGCATCACGATATTGCGGCGCGGCTTCTTATCGGAGAAATCGACAACTATCTGCAGGCGGCACGTACCTGGCAGCAGATGCTCGCCACGATGAGCGGCCACTGGCGCAACTGA